In a genomic window of Micromonospora cremea:
- a CDS encoding glycosyltransferase family 87 protein, with product MSTQSTPGIDDAGTTDHPSRSDGFVRGISGVIGGPLGDHATALDRPAGQERRFWTAVRIVLALACLTLALHWVQKSPCQDGAWQNNTQYTRFCYTDVLALYYAEGLNEGKVPYRDHPVEYPVLTGYFMGALGLPVHALGEGDPSINQGQWFYNLNALVLGALAVATVAVILALRRRRPWDAALFALAPALVLTATVNWDLLAIGLAAFGLLAWARKRPAVAGVLLGLAGAAKLWPLFILGPILVLALRAARLRAALIAVGSAIAALVLVNLHPALAYRENWDRFFELNSTRPIDWGTLWYIGRYLDGKVGGDPARLGPFEWLNVNIPTLNTISYALFGLACLGVAVLALRAPRRPRLAQLAFLVVAAFLIFSKVWSQQFVLWLLPLVVLARPKWGAILAWQFAEVCYFVAFYGELLGAATSRPVFPEGVFVLAATLRLTTVVVLCVLIVREILHPELDAVRATYPDDPDGGVLDGAQDVSWRERWRHLRAVVTQAARRLTRRPGARRVRAGRLRLRRSPVG from the coding sequence ATGAGCACCCAGTCGACGCCCGGCATCGACGACGCCGGAACCACCGACCACCCGTCCCGCTCCGACGGGTTCGTCCGCGGCATCTCCGGCGTGATCGGCGGGCCCCTGGGCGACCACGCGACGGCACTGGACCGGCCGGCCGGCCAGGAGCGCCGGTTCTGGACCGCCGTCCGGATCGTGCTGGCACTGGCCTGCCTCACGCTCGCTCTGCACTGGGTGCAGAAGTCGCCGTGCCAGGACGGCGCCTGGCAGAACAACACCCAGTACACCCGGTTCTGCTACACCGACGTGCTCGCCCTCTACTACGCCGAAGGGCTCAACGAGGGGAAGGTGCCCTACCGCGACCACCCGGTCGAGTACCCGGTGCTGACCGGCTACTTCATGGGGGCGCTGGGCCTGCCGGTGCACGCCCTCGGCGAGGGCGACCCGAGCATCAACCAGGGCCAGTGGTTCTACAACCTCAACGCACTGGTGCTGGGCGCGCTCGCGGTGGCCACGGTGGCGGTGATCCTCGCACTACGCCGTCGACGACCCTGGGACGCCGCGTTGTTCGCGCTCGCCCCGGCGCTGGTGCTCACCGCCACCGTCAACTGGGATCTGCTCGCCATCGGGCTGGCCGCGTTCGGCCTGCTGGCCTGGGCCCGGAAACGACCGGCGGTGGCCGGAGTCCTGCTCGGCCTCGCCGGCGCAGCGAAGCTCTGGCCGCTGTTCATCCTCGGTCCGATCCTGGTGCTGGCGCTGCGGGCCGCGCGGCTACGCGCCGCGCTCATCGCGGTCGGCAGCGCCATCGCCGCCCTGGTGCTGGTGAACCTGCACCCCGCGCTGGCGTACCGGGAGAACTGGGACCGGTTCTTCGAGCTGAACAGCACCCGACCCATCGACTGGGGCACGCTCTGGTACATCGGGCGCTACCTCGACGGCAAGGTCGGCGGCGACCCCGCCCGGCTCGGCCCGTTCGAGTGGCTGAACGTCAACATCCCCACCCTCAACACCATCTCGTACGCCCTGTTCGGGCTGGCCTGCCTCGGCGTGGCCGTTCTCGCGCTGCGGGCGCCGCGCCGACCGCGGCTGGCCCAGCTCGCCTTCCTGGTCGTCGCCGCGTTCCTCATTTTCAGCAAGGTCTGGTCCCAGCAGTTCGTGCTCTGGCTGCTGCCACTGGTGGTGCTGGCCCGCCCGAAGTGGGGCGCCATCCTGGCCTGGCAGTTCGCCGAGGTCTGCTACTTCGTCGCCTTCTACGGCGAACTGCTCGGTGCGGCGACCAGTCGACCGGTCTTCCCGGAGGGCGTGTTCGTGCTGGCCGCCACGTTGCGGCTGACCACTGTGGTGGTGCTCTGCGTGCTGATCGTCCGGGAGATCCTGCACCCGGAGCTGGACGCGGTGCGGGCCACCTACCCGGACGACCCGGACGGCGGCGTGCTCGACGGCGCCCAGGACGTGTCATGGCGGGAGCGCTGGCGGCACCTGCGGGCGGTGGTCACGCAGGCGGCCCGCCGCCTGACCCGACGGCCCGGCGCAAGACGGGTCAGAGCCGGTAGACTACGGCTCCGTCGATCTCCTGTCGGGTGA